The Streptomyces vinaceus genome contains the following window.
GTCCAGCACCGCCCGGATCGTGTCGTCCGGACCGCCGATCAGCACGTTGTCCAGCCGGAAGTCCCCGTGCACCACGGTCGGGGCGGGGGAGACGGGCAGGGAGCGGCCGAGCGCGGCGTGCAGCTCGTCGATGCCCGCGAGCTCGCGGCCCCGGGAGGAGTCGAGCTGCTTGCCCCAGCGCCGCAGCTGCCGGTCGAGGAAGCCCTCGGGCCGGCCGAAGTCGCCCAGGCCCACCGCCTGCGGATCCACCGCGTGCAGGTCGACCAGCGTGTCCACCAGGCCCAGCACCGCCCGCCGGGTGCGCTCGGGGCCGAGGGCGGCGAGCTGGCCCGCGCTCCGGTACGGGACCCCGTCCACGTACTCCATCACGTAGAACGGCGCCCCGAGGACCGACTCGTCCTCGCACAGGAGCACTGGCTCGGGCACCGGTACGGCCGTGCCGTGCAGCGCCCGGATGACCCGGTGCTCGCGCTTCATGTCGTGCGCCGTGGCCAGCACATGGCCCAGCGGAGGACGGCGCACCACCCAGCGACCGGTCCCGTCGGTGACCTCGTACGTGAGGTTCGAGCGGCCCCCTTCGATCAGCCGGCCGCGCAGCGCCCCGGCCACGAGCCCGGGCCGCGCCCGGTCGAGATGACCGCGCAGCCGCTCCAGGTCGAGGCCCGGGGGGCCGGCCGAAGCGGACTCTGACGCTGACGCTGAGGTCATGGTGCGCACCTCCGTACGGAGTGGACGGGACGGGACGAACGAGAGACATCATGCCGACCAGTCGGTATGTCGTCCAGTGTGCCGGGCACACGCGTGCGGGCCGGAGGGAAATCCTCCGGCCCGCACGCGGATCAGGACGGCCGCAGCACGCGCGTCACACGCCTCACGCGTGACACAGGATCGGCGTCCCGCCGTTCATCACGGTCATGTCCTGGAGCACCGCCAGTATGTTCAGCGGCGCCCCCTCCGGCTCCCCGGCCAGCTCCGCGTACGCCCGGTGCACGTTCGCCACCAGCCGCTCGCTCTCCCGCCAGGCCGCGAACTCCCCGAGGTCGGCCCCTTGCGCCGTCTCCAGCGGGGTCAGCCCCTTCGCCCTGCCCTCCCGGGCCAGTTCGGCCACGTACCGCAGGTAGCGCTCGGTGGCCCCGTACGCGGAGGGGTCCGTCAGCGGGCCGTGGCCCGGTACGACGGTCTCCGCGTCCAGCGAGCGCAGCAGCTCCAGGGCCCGCAGCGAACCGGCCAGCGAGCCCATCGCGAGGAACGGCGTGCCCTCGGCGAAGACCAGGTCGCCCGTGAAGACGATCCCCTGGCGCGGCAGGAACACGATCGAGTCCCCGGTGGTGTGCGCGACGCCCGGATGGATGACCCGGACCTCCGTCCCGCCGAGGTGGAGGGTCGTCCGGTCGTTGTACGTGAGGTCCGGTGCGGTGATCTCGACCGAGCCGAAGTCGGTGGCGGGCCAGATCAGCTCCAGCTGGTGCCCGGCCGCGATCTGCTCGGTGCGCGCGTTGTCGTGCCCGAGGATCAGCGCCTCGGGGGCGAAGACGGCGTTGCCGTACGTGTGGTCGCCGTGGTGGTGGGTGTTGACCACCGTGCGCGGCAGCGGCACCCCGGCGCCCGCGATCGCCTCGCGCAGGGCCAGGGCCCGCCGCTCGGTGGCGGCGGTGTCGATGAGCAGGGTCCGGCCGCCGTCGCTGACGAAGCCGGCGTTGTTCAGGCACCAGCCGCCGTCCGGCTGGACGTAGGCGTACACCCCGGCCGCGGGCTGGACGAGGTACGGCTCTTCGGCGGTCATGACTGCTCTCCCCGGGTCGCTCTGACAAGCGGTCAGCATCCTGCCAGTCATGGCGCCGCCGGGGGAGGGCGGGGGTCGGCCGACCGGGCGGCCGGCCGGGGTGCGTCCGCCGCCGTCAGTGGTCGTCGTAGTGGCCGTCGTGCTCGGCGTGCCGGTGCCCGTCGTGCACGTAGTCCACGTGGTCGCCGTGCTGCACCGCCTCGTGCCCGCACGCCGGTCCGTGCGCGTGGTCGTGCTCCTCGTGGGCGGCGTGCCCCGCGGGCTCGCACTCGTCCCAGTGCCCCGCGTGCTCGCGGTGCAGGTGGCCGTCGTGCGCGTAGTCGACGTGGTCGCCGTGGGACACCTCGGTGTGGCCGCAGTCGGGGCCGTGGGTGTGGGCGTGGGTGGGGTGTTCCTGGTGCGTGGTCGTCATGGCGCCGAGGCTAGTGCGGAACGCCCCGTATCGCCTGTTATGTCCCGGTCGGCACGGACAAGCCGGATCATCCGATCACCGGCTCAGAAGATGACCGCCACCGCGAACACCGACAGCGCCACCGTGCAGGCCACCGCTGCCAGCGCCGACCGCGCCGCGAGTGCCGGCGGTCGGGCCGCCGCCAGCTGCCGCACCCGCCGGTGCGCCACCCCCAGGAACGCCAGCCAGACCAGCACGATCACCGCGGCCCCGAGCACCTCCACGGGCGAGCCCGACCCGCGCAGCGCCGTCCGCAGCGCCAGTACCGCCGTCACCGAGCAGGCCAGCGTCGTACGCCGCCACGCGAGCCGGGTCCGTTCGGGCTGCAGCCCCGCGTCGCGGGCCGCCGCCTCGCCGGAGGCCGTCACCGTCCGCTCGTCCAGCCCAGCAGCACCACCAGCACCATCGCCACCGCGACCAGTCCCACCCCCAGGCTCAGCACCACCGGGAACCGCGAGATCGGCAGGTCCTCGCCCCGCCGCATCGCCCGCTCGCACTTCACCCAGTGGTTCACCGCCCGCAGCGCGCAGGCGGCGCCCACCGCGAGCAGCGCGAGCGACATCCCGACCCGCACCCCCCAGCGCAGGTCCGGCAGGAACTGGTCCACCGCGAATCCGCCGCCCACCAGGGCGAGGGCGGTCCGGATCCAGGCCAGGAAGGTCCGCTCGTTGGCCAGCGAGAACCGGTAGTCGGGGGTTTCGCCCTCGTCCCGCACCCGCTGCGGCGCGAACCAGAGGCGCACGTCCTTGACGAAGTCGATCACCCGGTCAATCTACTGGCCGCTCCCGGTGCGCGCGCAGCCGCCGGTACGCCTCCAGCCCGTCCGGCACCCACTCCCACTCCCCGTCCGCGACCCGCGCGGCCAGCTCCTCCTCGGAGAGCCACGCGTGCCAGGCCACCTCCGACTCCTGCGGCCGCACCGGCAGCTCGCAGCGCACTTCGTGCACGTACGACCACCAGGCCCCGCCCGGCCCCTCGTACAGGAACTTGAACAGCGGCACCGGCTGCGCCAGCCCCGCCACGCCCAGTTCCTCCCCGGCCTCCCGCAGCGCGGCCTCGGCGTAGCTCTCGCCGGCCCCCACCACCCCGCCCACGAACATGTCGTAGGCGGAGGGGAAGACCAGCTTCGACGCCGTCCGCCGGTGCACGAAGATCCGCCCCTGCGCGTCCCTGGCCTGGACGAACACGCACCGGTGGAGCAGCCCGCCCGCGTACACCTCGCCCCGCGGGGCCCGCCCCGTCACCCGGTCGTCCCGGTCCACCACGTCCAGCACTTCGTCAGCAGCACTCACACGAACCATCCAACCACCGCTGTTGACTGGTTACCGCTCCGTAGCCAAGGATCTGCCCCACCACCGACCGGAGGACGGGTTCGCACACATGACGTACGACGCAGACGTGATCGTGATCGGGGCGGGTCTCGCGGGTCTCGTGGCCACCGCCGAGCTCGTCGATGCGGGCCGCAAGGTCATCCTGCTCGACCAGGAGCCGGAGCAGTCGATCGGCGGCCAGGCGCACTGGTCCTTCGGCGGGCTGTTCTTCGTCGACTCGCCCGAGCAGCGGCGGATGCGGATCAAGGACAGCCGCGAGCTCGCCCTCCAGGACTGGCGCGGCACTGCCGGCTTCGACCGCGAGGAGGACGCCTGGCCGCGCCGCTGGGCCGAGGCGTACGTGGACTTCGCGGCGGGCGAGAAGCGCCCCTGGCTGCACGCCCGGGGCGTCCGCTTCTTCCCGGTGGTCGGCTGGGCCGAACGCGGCGGCTACGACGCGAACGGCCACGGCAACTCCGTCCCCCGCTTCCACATCACCTGGGGCACCGGGCCCGGCCTCGTCGCCCCCTTCGAACAGCGGGTCCGCGCCGGCGCGGCCCGCGGGCTGGTCCAGCTCCGCTTCCGCCACCGGGTCACCGGACTCGCCCGTACGGCCGGGGCCCTGGACACCGTCACCGGCGAGGTCCTGGAGCCCTCGGACGCCGTACGGGGCACCGCGAGCGGCCGCGGGAGCACCGGCACCTTCTCCCTCCGGGCCCAGGCCGTGATCGTCACCAGCGGCGGGATCGGCGGCAACCACGACCTCGTGCGCGCCCAGTGGCCCGACCGGCTCGGCACCCCGCCGCAGCGGATGCTCTCCGGGGTCCCGGCCCACGTCGACGGCCTGATGCTCGGCATCGCGGAGCGGGCCGGGGCCAGCCACATCAACAAGGACCGGATGTGGCACTACACCGAGGGCATCGGGAACTGGGACCCGATCTGGGCCCGGCACGGCATCCGCATCCTGCCCGGACCGTCCTCGGTCTGGCTGGACGCCACCGGCAAGCGGCTGCCCGTACCGCTCTTCCCCGGGTTCGACACCCTCGGCACCCTCGACCACATCATGAAGACCGGCCACGACCACACCTGGTTCGTGCTCAACCAGCGCATCATCGGCAAGGAGTTCGGCCTCTCCGGCTCCGAGCAGAACCCGGACCTGACCGGCAAGTCGGTGCGCGACGTCATCGACCGGGCCCGCCAGGCCGTGCCGGGCCCCGTGAAGGCCTTCATGGACCGCGGCGCCGACTTCGTCGTCGAACGCGACCTCGGCGCGCTGGTGCGCGGCATGAACGCCGTCACCAAGGAGGACCTCCTCGACGAGGAGACCGTCCGCCGCGAGATCGTGGCCCGGGACCGGGAGATCGCCAACCCCTTCACCAAGGACCTTCAGGTGACGGCCATCCACGGCGCCCGCAAGTACCTCGGCGACCGGCTGATCCGCACCGCCGCCCCGCACCGCATCCTCGACCCGAAGGCGGGCCCGCTGATCGCCGTACGGCTCTCCATCCTGACCCGCAAGTCCCTGGGCGGCCTGGAGACCGACCTGTCCTCCCGGGTCCTGAACGGATCCGGCGAGGCGCTGCCCGGCCTCTACGCGGCGGGCGAGGCGGCCGGCTTCGGCGGCGGCGGGGTCCACGGCTACCGCGCCCTGGAAGGCACCTTCCTCGGCGGCTGCATCTTCTCGGGCCGCGCGGCGGGCCGCGCCGCGGCCGCGGCGGTGGCCTGATCCGGACTGCATCCCCCGGGCGGCCGGGAGGATCTCGGCGACCGGACGGCCGGGAGGTCTCGGCGACCCGGAAGCGCTCCGCGACGACCAGCGTGTCCTCGCGCACCGCGAACCCCGGGTCGCCGAGCACCTCGCGGATCTGCGCACCGTGCCGGAACCGCCCGTGCGGAGCGCGTCATTCGGCCACAGTCGTGTACCCCTCGCCCTCGTCCAGCGCGTGCCGCAGGTCCACCTCCCCGAGCGACGGCACCCGTACGTCCGTCCCCTCCAGGACGGCCACCGAGTCGCGCAGCGGGCCGGGGAAGGCGATCAGGGCGGCGGGAGGTCCTCGTACGTCGTGATGCGGCCGGCCCACGGTCGCGTCGCCTCGGTCGCGAACGGGTTGAAGCGCACCAACTGTCCCCTTATTTCTACCAGTTGAAACGCGCCACGCAGTGGACTGGACCTTGACGCGGAGCTGTGCCTACCGCTTTGCTGTGCGTGATCATCCAGCCAAACCGTCCGCCCGCGCCCGTGTTGGAGGGAATCCCGCGGATGTCCCCGCCTCCGCCGCCCCTCGGCCGCGCCCGCAAGCGGGACGCCCAGCTCTTCGATCCGGCTCTGTGCGACACCGAGCTGGTCGACGTACGGGCCCAGTTCACCCAGGGCCGGTGGGCCAGGGCCCGCTCCCTCCTCGTCTCCACCGGCGACGACTGGGACCGCCGAGGCCACCGCCTGGTCGTGCTCGCCGAGACCCCGGCCGCCACCGCCTGGGCCCGGGAGTGGCTGCTCGCCGAACCCGAGAGCCCCGACGCCGCCACCCTCCTCGCCTGCGCCGCCGTCTTCACCGCCCTGCGCCGCAAGGGCACGCCCGAGGCCGCCGAGGAGGCCTGCCGCCGGGCCGCCGCGCTGCTCCCCGCCGACCCCACCCCCTGGCTGGGGCTGCTCATGCTCACCCGGGCCTTCGGCACCGTGGAGGAGTTCAGCCGCCACTTCGACCAGGTCCGGGCCCGCCACCGCGAGCACCACCACGCACACCACCTGATGGTCGCCAGACTGGCCGAACACACCCCCGCCTCCGGCCAGGACCCCCTCCACGAGGTCTACGACTTCGCCGCCTGGGCCGCGGAGGAGTCCCCGGCCGACTCCCCGCTCGCCGTCCTCCCGGTCATCGCCCACGCCGAGCGCTACCGGGTGCTCGCCGCCACCCAGGGCCGCACCCCCGACGGGGCCGCCGCCCACTGGTCGGGCCGGCGCGCCCGCCAGGTCCTGCGCTCCGCCTTCGACTGGTGGCTGGAGTGGGAGCGCGAGGACCACCCCCGCAACCGGGTCGACCTCAACTTCCTGGCCCACGCCAAACTCTGCGAGGGCCGCCCGGCCGAGGCCGCCGCCCTCTTCCACCGCATCGGCAGCCACGCCACGCCCGCCCCCTGGTCCTATCCGGACCTCGACCCGCACAAGGCCTTCCTCGCCGCCCGCAGCGCCGCGCTCGGCACGGCCTGACGCGGCAGGGCCGCACAGCACCCCGCTCGACCGCACCCCCGCTCCGCACGACCTTCCCCCGGACCTTCCCCGAAAGGACCCGCCATGGCGACGGGCAGATCCACCACGCTCGGCACCGCGCCCGAGATCCGCACCTACAAGGGCCAGGACCGCGCCCTGCGCGCCGACCGCCTCGGCACCGCCGGGCTGCTGCTCTCCGTACTCGCCGCCAGCGCGCCCCTGATGGTGGTCGCCGGTGTGATGCCCACCACCTTCGGCGTCATGGGCATCGTCGGCCAGCCGCTGCTGTTCGTGATCCTCGGCGTCGTGCTCGCGCTCTTCGGCGTCGGCTACGCCGAGATGAGCCGGCACGTCCACAACGCCGGCGCCTTCTACGCGTACATCGCCCGCGGCCTCGGCCCCACCGCGGGCGCCGGCGCCTCGCTCGTCGCCCTCGTCGCCTACAGCGCCATGCAGGTCGGCGTCTACGGCATCCTCGGCTTCGAGATCTCCAGCCTCTTCGCCACCTACCTCCAGATCGACCTCGCCTGGTGGATACCGGCCCTGGCGG
Protein-coding sequences here:
- a CDS encoding MBL fold metallo-hydrolase; its protein translation is MTAEEPYLVQPAAGVYAYVQPDGGWCLNNAGFVSDGGRTLLIDTAATERRALALREAIAGAGVPLPRTVVNTHHHGDHTYGNAVFAPEALILGHDNARTEQIAAGHQLELIWPATDFGSVEITAPDLTYNDRTTLHLGGTEVRVIHPGVAHTTGDSIVFLPRQGIVFTGDLVFAEGTPFLAMGSLAGSLRALELLRSLDAETVVPGHGPLTDPSAYGATERYLRYVAELAREGRAKGLTPLETAQGADLGEFAAWRESERLVANVHRAYAELAGEPEGAPLNILAVLQDMTVMNGGTPILCHA
- a CDS encoding NUDIX hydrolase; translated protein: MVRVSAADEVLDVVDRDDRVTGRAPRGEVYAGGLLHRCVFVQARDAQGRIFVHRRTASKLVFPSAYDMFVGGVVGAGESYAEAALREAGEELGVAGLAQPVPLFKFLYEGPGGAWWSYVHEVRCELPVRPQESEVAWHAWLSEEELAARVADGEWEWVPDGLEAYRRLRAHRERPVD
- a CDS encoding DUF202 domain-containing protein, which gives rise to MTASGEAAARDAGLQPERTRLAWRRTTLACSVTAVLALRTALRGSGSPVEVLGAAVIVLVWLAFLGVAHRRVRQLAAARPPALAARSALAAVACTVALSVFAVAVIF
- a CDS encoding YidH family protein, translated to MIDFVKDVRLWFAPQRVRDEGETPDYRFSLANERTFLAWIRTALALVGGGFAVDQFLPDLRWGVRVGMSLALLAVGAACALRAVNHWVKCERAMRRGEDLPISRFPVVLSLGVGLVAVAMVLVVLLGWTSGR
- a CDS encoding FAD-binding dehydrogenase — its product is MTYDADVIVIGAGLAGLVATAELVDAGRKVILLDQEPEQSIGGQAHWSFGGLFFVDSPEQRRMRIKDSRELALQDWRGTAGFDREEDAWPRRWAEAYVDFAAGEKRPWLHARGVRFFPVVGWAERGGYDANGHGNSVPRFHITWGTGPGLVAPFEQRVRAGAARGLVQLRFRHRVTGLARTAGALDTVTGEVLEPSDAVRGTASGRGSTGTFSLRAQAVIVTSGGIGGNHDLVRAQWPDRLGTPPQRMLSGVPAHVDGLMLGIAERAGASHINKDRMWHYTEGIGNWDPIWARHGIRILPGPSSVWLDATGKRLPVPLFPGFDTLGTLDHIMKTGHDHTWFVLNQRIIGKEFGLSGSEQNPDLTGKSVRDVIDRARQAVPGPVKAFMDRGADFVVERDLGALVRGMNAVTKEDLLDEETVRREIVARDREIANPFTKDLQVTAIHGARKYLGDRLIRTAAPHRILDPKAGPLIAVRLSILTRKSLGGLETDLSSRVLNGSGEALPGLYAAGEAAGFGGGGVHGYRALEGTFLGGCIFSGRAAGRAAAAAVA
- a CDS encoding phosphotransferase family protein, whose protein sequence is MTSASASESASAGPPGLDLERLRGHLDRARPGLVAGALRGRLIEGGRSNLTYEVTDGTGRWVVRRPPLGHVLATAHDMKREHRVIRALHGTAVPVPEPVLLCEDESVLGAPFYVMEYVDGVPYRSAGQLAALGPERTRRAVLGLVDTLVDLHAVDPQAVGLGDFGRPEGFLDRQLRRWGKQLDSSRGRELAGIDELHAALGRSLPVSPAPTVVHGDFRLDNVLIGGPDDTIRAVLDWEMSTLGDPLTDLGLLVMYSSDLGLTDSPVSTTSGAPGHPAPAELIERYAARSGRDTGAIAWYTAFAWFKLAVILEGIHYRYTLGQTVGAGFDRIGDLVPVFIEHGLTALQGLRASENGQEG